Proteins encoded together in one Kutzneria kofuensis window:
- a CDS encoding trypsin-like serine protease gives MRNSGLRRAATVAVVVATATALGGALALAVSGGTPVPDGTFAFAAKVNVNDQAGCTAALVAPRWVITSSSCFSVNGQPVATGAPTTPARVSIGPDDKAATLTVTYLVPRTERDVVLAQLSSAVANVTPIAIDTAAPAVGSTLNVAGAGRTDTEWVPARLHAANYTVQATDATTISLAAAAGAADPCKGDAGGPAVATVNGQPELVGITSRSWQHGCLDVNETRSGATETRVDDLASWIQAQTTPLMADPTKIQFADLDGDGKAELLAYFPDGTVRARHNNNGFSSAPWGTDDIVVAVEFPADRSHFADLDGDGRAEAIRDYDNGDVHAWHNGKGFTTMPWDGGDQIVGVGFNDPSRLMFTDLDGDRKSEILKINDDNSVTAWHNIKGFAEMPWDGGSVTVAVDFKPGQCWFTDLDGDGRAEALRVMADGTVHAWHNIKGFTTMPWDGGDQQVATGFPNPATLKFADLDGDHRSDAVAVDPNYQLRAWHNGAGFANMPWDNVVTISVPTLP, from the coding sequence ATGCGCAACTCCGGTCTGCGCCGCGCCGCCACGGTCGCCGTCGTCGTCGCGACGGCCACCGCACTCGGCGGCGCGCTCGCGCTCGCGGTCAGCGGAGGCACGCCGGTGCCCGACGGCACATTCGCCTTCGCCGCCAAGGTGAACGTCAACGACCAGGCCGGGTGCACCGCCGCCCTGGTCGCGCCGCGCTGGGTGATCACCTCGTCCAGCTGTTTCTCGGTCAACGGCCAGCCGGTGGCCACCGGCGCCCCGACGACGCCGGCCCGGGTGTCGATCGGCCCCGACGACAAGGCGGCCACCCTCACGGTCACCTACCTCGTGCCGCGCACCGAGCGCGATGTCGTGCTGGCCCAACTGTCCTCGGCGGTGGCCAACGTGACGCCGATTGCCATCGACACCGCCGCGCCGGCCGTGGGCAGCACGCTCAACGTCGCCGGCGCCGGCCGCACCGACACCGAGTGGGTGCCGGCCCGACTGCACGCGGCGAACTACACCGTCCAGGCCACCGACGCGACAACCATCTCTCTCGCGGCCGCCGCGGGCGCGGCGGATCCGTGCAAGGGCGACGCCGGCGGCCCGGCCGTGGCGACGGTGAACGGGCAGCCCGAGCTCGTCGGCATCACCAGCAGGTCTTGGCAGCACGGGTGTCTGGACGTGAACGAGACCCGCAGCGGCGCGACCGAGACCCGCGTCGACGACCTGGCCTCGTGGATCCAGGCCCAGACCACGCCGCTCATGGCCGACCCGACCAAGATCCAGTTCGCCGACCTGGACGGCGACGGCAAGGCGGAGCTGCTGGCGTACTTCCCGGACGGCACCGTGCGGGCCCGGCACAACAACAACGGCTTCAGCTCCGCGCCGTGGGGCACCGACGACATCGTCGTCGCCGTCGAGTTCCCCGCGGACCGGTCGCACTTCGCCGACCTGGACGGCGACGGCCGGGCCGAGGCGATCCGGGACTACGACAACGGCGACGTGCACGCCTGGCACAACGGCAAGGGCTTCACCACCATGCCGTGGGACGGCGGCGACCAGATCGTCGGCGTCGGCTTCAACGACCCGTCCCGGCTGATGTTCACCGACCTGGACGGGGACCGGAAGTCCGAGATCCTCAAGATCAACGATGACAACAGCGTCACCGCCTGGCACAACATCAAGGGCTTCGCGGAGATGCCGTGGGACGGCGGCTCGGTCACCGTGGCCGTGGACTTCAAGCCCGGCCAGTGCTGGTTCACCGACCTGGACGGGGACGGCCGGGCCGAGGCGCTGCGGGTGATGGCCGACGGCACCGTGCACGCCTGGCACAACATCAAGGGTTTCACCACGATGCCGTGGGACGGCGGGGACCAGCAGGTCGCCACCGGCTTCCCGAATCCGGCGACGCTGAAGTTCGCCGACCTGGACGGCGACCACCGTTCCGATGCCGTCGCCGTGGACCCGAACTACCAGCTCCGGGCCTGGCACAACGGCGCAGGCTTCGCGAACATGCCGTGGGACAACGTCGTCACGATCAGCGTGCCGACGCTGCCCTGA
- a CDS encoding glycoside hydrolase family 75 protein, with protein MSSTRTRAAVVAVAALALATPLAVKSAAAATTNTAATAAQSPADKTYTAAQVLAGVKKNSTTANKVNSKPHINTMTRAQNVNVYQVATGVYAYGSSLAVDDDGSDPDSDPDHQDETTFQDSNGKQLAAHHVPFYVLGDDCYERKSPCPHFFYKEHGIKGRQFALMFYKSKVIGAIFGDTQTGNDQTTSDNDSRELGEASVKAASLLGIPSSGTTGGVDNGVTVVIFSGPSWVVNGTNANLNATAQGMVTKALNSLGASMGL; from the coding sequence ATGTCATCCACCCGCACGCGCGCCGCTGTGGTAGCCGTCGCGGCTCTGGCGCTCGCGACGCCGCTCGCCGTGAAGTCCGCCGCCGCAGCCACGACGAACACCGCGGCCACGGCCGCCCAGAGCCCGGCCGACAAGACGTACACGGCCGCCCAGGTGCTGGCCGGCGTCAAGAAGAACAGCACGACCGCGAACAAGGTCAACTCCAAGCCCCACATCAACACCATGACCCGGGCCCAGAACGTGAACGTGTACCAGGTGGCGACGGGCGTCTACGCCTACGGTTCCAGCCTGGCCGTCGACGACGACGGCAGCGATCCCGATTCCGACCCCGACCACCAGGACGAGACGACTTTCCAGGACAGCAACGGCAAGCAGCTGGCCGCGCACCACGTGCCGTTCTACGTGCTGGGCGACGACTGCTACGAACGCAAGAGCCCGTGTCCGCACTTCTTCTACAAGGAACACGGCATCAAGGGCCGGCAGTTCGCGCTGATGTTCTACAAGAGCAAGGTCATCGGCGCGATCTTCGGCGACACGCAGACCGGGAACGACCAGACCACCTCGGACAACGACTCGCGCGAATTGGGCGAGGCGTCCGTGAAGGCGGCCTCGCTGCTGGGCATCCCCTCCAGCGGCACCACCGGCGGTGTCGACAACGGCGTGACCGTGGTGATCTTCTCCGGCCCGTCCTGGGTCGTGAACGGCACCAACGCCAACCTGAACGCCACCGCGCAGGGCATGGTCACCAAGGCGCTGAACAGCCTCGGCGCAAGCATGGGCCTCTAG
- a CDS encoding IS701 family transposase — MFALVAGRFAQADSRHRARMYLLGLLSGAERKNSWTIAEQAGDLAPDGMQRLLNFYRWDADAVRDDLRDYVLDQITDPTGVVVADETGFLKKGTKSAGVQRQYSGTAGRIENCQLGVFLTYVSARGRALIDRELYLPASWTDDRERCAEAGIDEDVEFATKPVLAQHMLARLLEAGRDIDWFTADEAYGDNPGLRTWLEDNDIDYVMAVSCDQRFTTPKGAVRADALARSAPRKGWQRLSAGEGSKGRRLYDWLLLDPGADEHLLVVRRSISKPDELAYYICHTRRPVPLAELVRVAGSRWGVEETFQFAKNETGLDHYQVRKYQAWYRHVTLSMLAAAFLAVTASAERDRDAKGASQPATSV, encoded by the coding sequence ATGTTCGCGCTGGTCGCAGGCCGGTTCGCACAGGCAGACTCACGCCACCGGGCCAGGATGTACCTGCTGGGCTTGCTGTCGGGCGCCGAGCGCAAGAACTCCTGGACGATCGCCGAGCAGGCCGGTGACCTGGCCCCTGACGGCATGCAGCGCCTGCTGAACTTCTACCGCTGGGACGCCGACGCGGTCCGAGACGACCTGCGGGACTACGTGCTGGACCAGATCACTGATCCCACCGGGGTCGTGGTCGCCGACGAGACCGGATTCCTCAAGAAAGGCACCAAATCCGCCGGTGTCCAACGGCAGTACTCCGGCACCGCCGGTCGGATCGAGAACTGCCAACTCGGCGTGTTCTTGACCTACGTGTCGGCCCGGGGGCGGGCGTTGATCGACCGCGAGCTCTACCTGCCCGCGTCCTGGACCGACGACCGCGAGCGCTGCGCGGAGGCCGGGATCGACGAGGATGTGGAGTTCGCGACCAAGCCCGTGCTGGCCCAACACATGCTGGCTCGCCTGCTGGAGGCGGGAAGGGACATCGACTGGTTCACCGCGGACGAGGCATACGGCGACAATCCCGGCCTGCGAACCTGGCTAGAAGACAACGACATCGACTACGTCATGGCCGTTTCCTGCGATCAGCGCTTCACCACCCCGAAAGGCGCTGTGCGGGCGGATGCGTTGGCTCGCAGCGCACCGCGCAAGGGCTGGCAACGCCTGTCGGCCGGTGAGGGCAGCAAGGGGCGCCGGCTGTATGACTGGCTGCTGCTGGACCCGGGCGCGGACGAGCACCTTCTCGTGGTGCGCCGGTCGATCAGCAAGCCGGACGAGTTGGCGTACTACATCTGCCACACCCGCCGTCCCGTGCCGTTGGCAGAACTTGTCCGGGTCGCCGGCAGTCGTTGGGGTGTCGAGGAAACCTTCCAGTTCGCCAAGAACGAGACCGGCTTGGACCACTACCAGGTCCGCAAGTATCAGGCGTGGTACCGACATGTCACGCTGTCGATGCTGGCCGCCGCGTTCCTGGCCGTGACCGCGTCCGCTGAACGCGACCGCGACGCAAAGGGGGCGTCACAGCCGGCCACGAGTGTTTGA
- a CDS encoding AMP-binding protein: MAAADLAYWPADTSHPVLELTTGDLLRLAAADAGDQTALIEVAPPDTPSLAGADRTDRQWTYGQLLADAQQCAHWLLTRFSPGERITVWAPNIPEWTILQYGAALAGLILVTANPALRTAELRYVLAQSRSAGLFHTAAFRGSDMTAIAREASAGLPDLRATVCFGDWPDTVRSHQETDALPTVRPGDAAQIQYTSGTTGFPKGALLHHRGLVTNARFMIDRTQLPRRGAVVSAMPLFHTAGCAMGVLGSAHQRASYVLCQLFDPTLVLTAAARHHADMLAGVPTMLIALLSHPDFDRFDLSRLSRVLSGGSPVPPELVRRVEERFGVRFTAVYGQTELSPVISQTSPDDAPNDKATTAGRPLPQLEVAIRDPVSGRLMPTGRVGEICARGYQTMSGYFGMPQRTAETIDADGWLRTGDLGVLDERGYLTVTGRLKDMIIRGGENIYASEIEQVLFTHPGVRDVTVLGLPDPTWGEIVAAVVVPTDADHVPTVAELRDLCREKLAPHKTPARWLTADELPLTGSGKVQKFRLRQQIDRAELPELLRDRDL, translated from the coding sequence ATGGCAGCCGCCGATCTCGCGTACTGGCCCGCCGACACCAGCCACCCCGTGCTGGAGCTGACCACTGGCGACCTGCTCCGCCTGGCCGCCGCCGACGCCGGCGACCAGACCGCGCTGATCGAGGTCGCGCCGCCGGACACGCCGTCGCTGGCCGGCGCGGACCGCACCGACCGCCAGTGGACCTACGGCCAGCTGCTCGCCGACGCCCAGCAGTGCGCGCACTGGCTGCTGACGCGGTTCTCCCCGGGCGAGCGAATCACCGTCTGGGCGCCGAACATTCCCGAGTGGACGATCCTGCAGTACGGCGCGGCGCTGGCCGGCCTGATCCTGGTGACCGCGAACCCGGCGCTGCGCACGGCCGAACTGCGTTACGTCCTGGCGCAGTCCCGCTCGGCCGGGCTGTTCCACACCGCCGCGTTCCGGGGCAGCGACATGACCGCCATCGCGCGTGAGGCAAGCGCGGGACTGCCCGACCTGCGTGCCACCGTGTGCTTCGGCGACTGGCCGGACACCGTGCGCTCGCACCAGGAAACCGACGCGCTGCCAACGGTGCGCCCGGGCGACGCCGCCCAGATCCAGTACACCTCCGGCACCACCGGGTTCCCCAAGGGCGCGCTGCTGCACCATCGGGGGCTGGTCACCAACGCCCGGTTCATGATCGACCGGACACAGCTGCCGCGCCGAGGCGCAGTGGTGTCCGCGATGCCGCTGTTCCACACCGCCGGCTGCGCCATGGGCGTGCTGGGCAGCGCCCACCAGCGCGCCAGCTACGTGCTGTGCCAGCTTTTCGACCCGACCCTGGTGCTCACCGCCGCCGCACGGCATCACGCCGACATGCTGGCCGGCGTCCCCACCATGCTCATCGCCCTGTTGAGCCATCCCGACTTCGACCGGTTCGACCTGTCCCGGCTGTCCCGTGTGCTCTCCGGCGGCAGCCCTGTCCCACCCGAACTCGTCCGCCGGGTCGAGGAGCGCTTCGGCGTGCGGTTCACCGCCGTGTACGGCCAGACCGAACTGTCGCCGGTGATCAGCCAGACCAGCCCCGACGACGCGCCGAACGACAAGGCCACCACCGCCGGGCGCCCGCTGCCGCAACTGGAGGTCGCGATCCGGGACCCGGTCAGCGGACGGCTCATGCCGACCGGCCGGGTCGGGGAGATCTGCGCCCGTGGCTACCAGACCATGTCGGGCTACTTCGGCATGCCGCAACGCACCGCCGAAACCATTGACGCGGACGGGTGGCTGCGCACCGGTGACCTGGGTGTGCTGGACGAGCGCGGCTATCTCACGGTCACCGGCCGGCTCAAGGACATGATCATCCGGGGTGGCGAGAACATCTACGCCTCCGAGATCGAGCAGGTGCTGTTCACCCATCCCGGCGTCCGCGATGTGACCGTGCTCGGCCTGCCCGATCCCACGTGGGGCGAGATCGTCGCCGCGGTGGTCGTGCCGACCGATGCCGACCACGTCCCGACGGTCGCCGAGTTGCGGGACCTGTGCCGCGAGAAGCTGGCCCCGCACAAGACACCCGCTCGCTGGCTCACGGCCGACGAGCTTCCCCTGACCGGGTCGGGAAAGGTCCAGAAGTTCCGCCTCCGCCAGCAGATCGACCGGGCCGAACTCCCCGAACTCCTCCGCGATCGGGACCTGTGA
- a CDS encoding TetR/AcrR family transcriptional regulator, with protein MPSDTKPPGVRAAQREATRQRIVRVAVELLISRGLAATTTVEVQRIGRFSRGALLHHFPTREAMLGATIRELMERNEAAVREAAADVPADLDDVTRAVRVLGASMVRPAFVAELELWAAARTDHALRDVLRDEEKRASRDLYRVVAEVFGADLVASDRYPVVASLTVQFLRGLAISDVLRGERGGTERLLLDWAAVARAILTGRPLDVDGSDT; from the coding sequence ATGCCGTCGGACACCAAGCCGCCCGGTGTGCGGGCCGCACAGCGGGAAGCCACGCGGCAGCGCATCGTGCGGGTCGCGGTGGAGCTGCTGATCAGCCGCGGGCTGGCCGCGACCACAACCGTTGAGGTGCAACGCATCGGCAGGTTCAGCCGAGGCGCACTGCTGCATCACTTCCCGACCCGGGAGGCGATGCTGGGCGCCACGATCCGTGAGTTGATGGAACGCAACGAGGCGGCCGTGCGGGAAGCGGCGGCCGATGTGCCGGCCGACCTCGACGACGTGACACGCGCGGTTCGTGTGCTGGGGGCGTCGATGGTCCGCCCGGCGTTCGTCGCCGAGCTGGAGCTGTGGGCCGCCGCCCGCACCGACCACGCGCTGCGGGATGTGCTGCGCGACGAGGAAAAGCGGGCCAGCCGCGACCTGTATCGGGTGGTCGCCGAGGTGTTCGGCGCGGACCTGGTGGCCAGCGACCGGTACCCGGTGGTGGCCTCGCTGACCGTGCAGTTCCTGCGCGGACTGGCGATCTCCGACGTGCTGCGCGGCGAGCGGGGCGGCACCGAGCGGCTGCTCCTGGACTGGGCGGCGGTCGCCCGGGCCATCCTGACCGGCCGCCCACTGGACGTGGACGGGAGCGACACGTGA
- a CDS encoding DUF6531 domain-containing protein, with translation MTKINAHPDHLRRSGGKLSDFGGKLADGGQKLETAGQNLVSHASGDRSGIGAVVAKAMGRGIQVTGKVFSEGGRVVQGAGKRLHATGDLYEEADSHGASLLKRHHPDTRGNLGPKGGGGRHPGRVGGSKGGGGRRPGRLGGGSRRSARNQLDGKTRPGAIPKRKKCVGGDPVDLATGDVLMTQLDLALPGVLALLLSRTHQSSYRTGRLFGASWASTLDQRLEIDAEGVVFVGEDGLLLTYPAPADEPVLPAEGPRWPLHRTATGHVLDDIDSGLHLAFAENGELTTIADHIGHRVEFDRDGDGNLVRLRHSGGYVVDIDTADGLVTGLSVAGEPVARYGYDEHQNLVEVADPEGRAYRFAYDADGRLIRWTDRNGRSYRYRYDSAGRCVAGEGDDGLLNAVFEYGDLVTTMTNSLGEATTYHFNDALQLVKVVDPLGGETVSEWDRHDRLLARTDALGRTTRYEYTDNGFLHRLTRPDGTQTVAVYGEHRRPDVVVEPDGSQWRRTFDGNGNTIAATDPTGATTRLDYDERGHIAAVTDPTGATTRFECDAAGQTITVTDPLGAVTRYERNAFGQVVAVTDALGGVTRLAWTVDGRPTERVLPDGTTERWTYDGEGNETSYTNGFGQVFRTEYGAFDLPLARIEPTGARTEYRYDTELRLTTTTDPAGLVWRYDYDAAGNLVGETDVNGRRLTYTRDACGQAVTRVNGAGQTTTFSYDTLGRLLRRESADAVTTFEYDPADRLVRATNQDSELTITRDVLGQVVAEACDGRVLASAYDALGRKISRTTPTGALSRWSYGPTGLASQLTAGGRTISFGYDAAGNEISRRIGAVTLTQTWDANQRLHTQAVTAPGPAGQQRLVQRRAYRYRGDAAVTTIVDQLAGIREFELDAVGRVTTVITPQHREQYGYGPNGVLAGSDRAHAGTLPRAAGASRYEHDGQGRVIARHTRTLSGQTRTWRYAWNADDRLVAVTTPDGVTWRYRYDPLGRRIAKLRMDGDRVVEQTTFTWDGVTLVEQVHSGGQALTWDYQPGGFTPLAQTERVRAPQEWIDSQFHAIVTDLIGTPNELVDTAGTVAWRQQTTLWGGQLAPVVQQSWCPLRFPGQYFDPETGHNYNLFRYYDPEAAAYLAPDPLGLDAGANPNAYVPNPVGWLDPLGLAGCDDPRNLPGTAAGGHHLKDVNGKWLRGSHGNAGRIPGQIARQLEGQQFNSFDDFRKAFWKAVGNDPHLASQFSPSNVRRMQNENAPIAHSSQHVGKVKSYALHHVTPIQHGGAVYDMRNIVVVTPQYHRDVLDRGYHYG, from the coding sequence ATGACCAAGATCAATGCGCATCCCGACCACCTGCGTAGGTCCGGCGGCAAGCTCAGCGACTTCGGCGGCAAGCTCGCCGACGGCGGCCAGAAGCTGGAAACCGCCGGCCAGAACCTGGTCTCGCACGCCAGCGGCGACCGCTCAGGCATCGGCGCGGTGGTGGCCAAGGCCATGGGACGGGGCATCCAGGTCACCGGCAAGGTGTTCAGCGAGGGCGGCCGGGTGGTCCAGGGCGCCGGCAAGCGCCTGCACGCCACCGGCGACCTCTACGAGGAGGCGGACAGCCACGGCGCCAGCCTGCTCAAGCGGCATCACCCGGACACCAGGGGAAACCTCGGCCCGAAGGGCGGCGGCGGACGTCATCCGGGGCGGGTCGGCGGGTCGAAGGGCGGCGGCGGACGCCGGCCCGGACGGCTCGGCGGTGGCTCACGCCGATCGGCTCGCAACCAGCTGGACGGCAAAACCCGGCCGGGGGCGATCCCCAAGCGCAAGAAGTGCGTCGGCGGCGACCCGGTCGACCTCGCCACCGGCGACGTGCTCATGACCCAGCTCGACCTGGCGCTGCCGGGTGTGTTGGCGCTGTTGCTGTCGCGCACCCACCAGTCGTCCTACCGCACGGGTCGGCTGTTCGGCGCATCCTGGGCGTCCACGCTCGACCAACGCCTGGAGATCGACGCCGAGGGCGTGGTGTTCGTCGGCGAGGACGGCCTGCTGCTGACCTACCCGGCCCCGGCTGACGAGCCGGTCCTACCGGCCGAAGGCCCACGCTGGCCGCTACACCGGACCGCCACAGGCCACGTGCTCGACGACATCGACTCCGGCCTGCACCTGGCCTTCGCCGAGAACGGCGAGCTGACCACGATCGCCGACCACATCGGCCACCGCGTCGAGTTCGACCGCGACGGCGACGGGAACCTGGTGCGGCTGCGGCATTCCGGCGGCTACGTCGTCGACATCGACACCGCGGACGGCCTGGTCACCGGACTGTCGGTGGCCGGCGAACCGGTCGCCCGGTACGGCTACGACGAACACCAGAACCTGGTGGAGGTGGCTGATCCGGAGGGGCGCGCCTACCGCTTCGCCTACGACGCCGACGGCCGGTTGATCCGCTGGACCGACCGCAACGGCCGCTCCTACCGCTACCGCTACGACAGCGCCGGCCGCTGCGTCGCCGGGGAGGGCGACGACGGCCTGCTCAACGCCGTCTTCGAGTACGGCGATCTGGTCACCACGATGACCAACTCGCTGGGCGAGGCCACCACGTACCACTTCAACGACGCACTCCAGCTGGTCAAGGTCGTCGACCCGCTGGGCGGCGAGACCGTCTCCGAATGGGATCGGCACGACCGGCTGCTCGCCCGCACCGACGCGCTGGGCCGCACGACCCGCTACGAGTACACCGACAACGGTTTCCTGCACCGGCTGACCCGCCCGGACGGCACGCAAACCGTTGCCGTGTACGGGGAACATCGCCGGCCGGACGTCGTGGTCGAGCCGGACGGCTCACAGTGGCGCCGCACTTTCGACGGCAACGGCAACACGATCGCCGCCACCGACCCCACCGGGGCGACGACCCGCCTGGACTACGACGAGCGCGGGCACATCGCGGCGGTGACCGACCCGACCGGCGCGACGACCCGGTTCGAGTGCGACGCCGCCGGCCAGACGATCACGGTGACGGACCCGCTGGGCGCGGTGACCCGCTACGAGCGCAACGCGTTCGGCCAGGTCGTCGCCGTCACCGATGCCCTGGGCGGTGTCACCCGCCTGGCGTGGACGGTCGACGGGCGCCCGACCGAGCGGGTCCTGCCCGACGGCACCACCGAGCGCTGGACCTACGACGGCGAGGGCAACGAAACCTCCTACACCAACGGGTTCGGCCAGGTCTTCCGCACCGAGTACGGCGCGTTCGACCTGCCGCTGGCCCGGATCGAGCCGACCGGCGCCCGCACCGAGTACCGCTACGACACCGAGCTGCGGCTCACGACGACGACCGACCCGGCGGGCCTCGTCTGGCGCTACGACTACGACGCCGCCGGCAATCTGGTCGGCGAGACCGACGTCAACGGCCGCCGCCTGACCTACACCCGCGACGCCTGCGGACAGGCCGTCACCCGCGTCAACGGCGCCGGCCAGACCACGACGTTCAGCTACGACACGCTGGGCCGGCTCCTGCGCCGGGAGTCCGCCGACGCCGTCACCACCTTCGAGTACGACCCGGCCGACCGGCTGGTCCGCGCCACCAACCAGGACAGCGAGCTGACCATCACCCGGGACGTGCTGGGACAGGTCGTCGCCGAGGCGTGCGACGGCCGCGTGCTGGCCAGCGCCTACGACGCGCTCGGCCGCAAGATCAGCCGCACCACCCCGACCGGTGCGCTCTCCCGCTGGAGCTACGGCCCCACCGGCCTGGCCAGCCAGCTGACCGCGGGCGGCCGGACGATCAGCTTCGGCTACGACGCCGCCGGCAATGAGATCTCCCGCCGGATCGGCGCGGTCACCCTCACCCAGACCTGGGACGCCAACCAGCGCCTGCACACCCAGGCCGTGACCGCGCCCGGGCCGGCGGGGCAGCAGCGGCTGGTCCAGCGCCGCGCCTACCGCTACCGCGGGGACGCCGCGGTGACGACGATCGTCGACCAACTCGCCGGGATCCGGGAGTTCGAGCTCGACGCGGTCGGCCGGGTCACCACGGTGATCACGCCACAGCACCGTGAGCAGTACGGCTACGGCCCGAACGGAGTCCTCGCCGGCTCCGACCGTGCCCACGCCGGCACTCTGCCCCGCGCGGCCGGCGCGAGCCGCTACGAGCACGACGGCCAGGGCCGCGTGATCGCCCGGCACACCCGCACACTGTCCGGGCAGACCCGAACGTGGCGCTACGCCTGGAACGCCGACGACCGGCTCGTCGCGGTCACCACGCCCGACGGCGTCACCTGGCGCTACCGCTACGACCCGCTCGGCCGGCGCATCGCCAAGCTGCGCATGGACGGTGACCGGGTCGTCGAACAGACGACCTTCACCTGGGACGGCGTCACCCTCGTCGAGCAGGTCCACTCCGGTGGGCAGGCCCTGACCTGGGACTACCAGCCCGGCGGGTTCACGCCGCTGGCCCAGACCGAACGGGTCCGGGCACCCCAGGAGTGGATCGACAGCCAGTTCCACGCCATCGTCACGGACCTGATCGGCACCCCGAACGAGCTGGTCGACACGGCCGGCACGGTCGCGTGGCGGCAGCAGACCACCCTGTGGGGCGGCCAACTCGCGCCCGTGGTGCAGCAGAGCTGGTGTCCGCTGCGCTTTCCCGGCCAGTACTTCGATCCCGAGACCGGCCACAACTACAACCTGTTCCGCTACTACGACCCCGAGGCCGCCGCCTATCTCGCGCCCGACCCGCTCGGGCTGGACGCCGGCGCCAACCCGAACGCCTACGTGCCCAATCCCGTCGGGTGGCTGGACCCGCTCGGCCTGGCCGGCTGCGACGATCCGCGCAACCTGCCGGGCACCGCCGCCGGCGGCCACCACCTCAAGGACGTCAACGGCAAGTGGCTGCGCGGCTCGCACGGCAACGCCGGCCGCATCCCCGGCCAGATCGCCCGGCAGCTGGAGGGCCAGCAGTTCAACTCCTTCGACGACTTCCGCAAGGCGTTCTGGAAGGCCGTCGGCAACGACCCGCACCTGGCCTCCCAGTTCAGCCCGAGCAACGTGCGCCGGATGCAGAACGAGAACGCGCCGATCGCGCATTCCAGCCAGCACGTCGGTAAGGTCAAGAGCTACGCGCTGCACCACGTGACACCCATCCAGCACGGCGGCGCCGTGTACGACATGCGCAACATCGTCGTCGTGACGCCGCAGTACCACCGCGACGTCCTCGACCGCGGCTACCACTACGGATGA
- a CDS encoding crotonase/enoyl-CoA hydratase family protein: MSDLIGYEVRGRKAYLTLNRPDRLNAITAELARRLRELVDRANDDPAVRVIVLQGAGRAFSAGYDLKQYAERGDLTQPPVWDPIQDYQHMKRNTDDFFTLWRSLKPTIAKVHGYAVAGGSDIALSCDLVVMADDARIGYMPARVWGCPTTAMWVYRLGAERAKRMLLTGDTIDGTTAAAWGLVLQAVPAAELDDAVEALADRIAGVPVNQLAMQKLMINQAYDNMGLSGTQILATLFDGITRHSPEGRWFQEFAAEHGFPAAVRWRDAGRPIPDGGGPIPTRAQLDEE; the protein is encoded by the coding sequence GTGAGTGATCTCATCGGTTACGAGGTGCGCGGCCGCAAGGCCTACCTCACGCTGAACCGGCCCGACCGGTTGAACGCGATCACAGCCGAGCTGGCGCGCCGACTCCGCGAACTGGTCGATCGGGCCAACGACGATCCCGCGGTCAGGGTGATCGTGCTGCAGGGCGCGGGACGGGCGTTCAGCGCGGGCTACGACCTCAAGCAGTACGCGGAAAGGGGCGACCTGACCCAGCCGCCGGTCTGGGATCCCATCCAGGACTACCAGCACATGAAGCGCAACACCGACGACTTCTTCACCCTGTGGCGCTCGCTCAAGCCGACCATTGCCAAGGTCCACGGGTACGCCGTGGCCGGCGGCAGCGACATCGCCCTGTCCTGCGACCTGGTCGTGATGGCCGACGACGCCCGCATCGGCTACATGCCGGCCCGGGTCTGGGGCTGCCCGACCACCGCGATGTGGGTCTACCGCCTCGGCGCCGAGCGGGCCAAACGGATGCTGCTGACCGGCGACACCATCGACGGAACCACCGCCGCCGCCTGGGGACTGGTGCTCCAGGCGGTCCCCGCCGCCGAACTCGACGACGCGGTGGAGGCCCTGGCCGACCGCATCGCCGGGGTGCCGGTCAACCAGCTGGCCATGCAGAAGCTGATGATCAACCAGGCCTACGACAACATGGGGCTGTCCGGAACCCAGATCCTGGCCACCTTGTTCGACGGCATCACCCGGCACTCCCCCGAGGGGCGCTGGTTCCAGGAGTTCGCCGCCGAGCACGGCTTTCCGGCCGCGGTGCGGTGGCGGGACGCCGGCCGACCGATCCCCGACGGCGGCGGCCCGATACCGACCAGGGCCCAACTCGACGAGGAGTGA